One window of the Corvus moneduloides isolate bCorMon1 chromosome 10, bCorMon1.pri, whole genome shotgun sequence genome contains the following:
- the SAP130 gene encoding histone deacetylase complex subunit SAP130 isoform X3: MSSQQFPRSGAPPAALGPAPPPIPTSGSAGIIAPAATVSDESSRESEVAPREHMGPSGSIQPREEKQEPVVVRPYPQVQMLTQHHPVQSGAPVTVTAPPAHLTPAVPLSFSDGLMKPPLKPTMPSRPIAPAPPSTLSAPTKVPGQVTVTMESNIPQAPTIPVATISGQQGHPSNLHHIMATNVQMSIIRSSAPGPPLHIGASHLPRGAAAAAVMSSSKVTTVLRPASQLPNAAAAQPAVQHIIHQPIQSRPPVTTSSTIPPAVVATVSATRAQSPVITTTAAHATESTLSRPTLSIQQHPPSAAISIQRPAQPRDTATRITLPSHPAIGTQKPQLHTMAQKTIFSTGTPVAAATVAPILATNTIASATTAGSVSHTQAPTSTIVTMTMPSHSSHATAVTTSNIPVAKVVPQQITHTSPRIQSDYTAERSNLIPLSSHRASPNPVAMETRNDNRQSVPVQFQYFLPTYPPSAYPLTAHTYTPITSSVSTIRQYPVSAQAPNSAITAQTGVGVASTVHLNPMQLMTVDASHARHIQGIQPAPISAQGIQPAPISAQGIQPAPIGTQGLHPAAPMGTQGLQPAPIGAQQPPSDTKTSAVVLADGATIVANPISNTFNTASAATTVVQTHNQSASASAPAQGSSPRPSILRKKPATDGLAVRKSLIPPQPPEVASTRVESTMRSTPGSPRPAGGKPKPEIHVSMATPVPVSMEAVCNQGGEQPTITVPPTSQQPPSAIPTIIAAASPTSQPAAALSTIPGAVPAAPPTSTTIVAAPAPPSTMSGALSAVLGPVVPEIKIKEEMEPMDIMRPVSVPPLTTSTVSPSLALLANNLSMPPSDLPPGASPRKKPRKQQHVISTEEGDMMETNSTDDEKSTAKSLMVKAEKRKSPPKEYIDEEGVRYVPVRPRPPITLLRHYRNPWKAAYHHFQRYSDVRVKEEKKAMLQEIASQKGVSCRAQGWKVHLCAAQLLQLTNLEHDVYERLTALQEGLIPKKKAATDDDLHRINELIQGNMQRCKLVMDQISEARDSMLKVLDHKDRVLKLLNKNGTVKKVSKLKRKEKV, from the exons ATGAGCTCGCAGCAGTTTCCCCGTTCGGGCGCGCCTCCCGCCGCCCTGGGACCAGCGCCGCCGCCCATCCCCACCAGCGGCTCCGCCGGGATTATCGCCCCCGCCGCCACAG TGAGTGACGAATCTAGTCGCGAGTCAGAAGTTGCTCCCAGAGAACACATGGGTCCCAGTGGCTCCATACAGCCTcgggaggagaagcaggagccTGTGGTGGTTCGGCCTTACCCACAGGtccagatgctgacacagcacCACCCTGTCCAGTCTGGTGCcccagtgacagtgacagcacCACCAGCACATTTGACTCCAGCTGTGCCACTTTCTTTTTCGGATGGGCTTATGAAG CCTCCCTTGAAGCCCACCATGCCCAGCCGGCCCATTGCTCCTGCTCCACCCTCTACTCTCTCAGCTCCTACAAAGGTCCCTGGGCAAGTGACTGTGACCATGGAAAGCAACATACCACAGGCTCCAACAATTCCTGTGGCAACAATCAGTGGGCAACAG GGGCATCCCAGTAACTTGCATCATATCATGGCCACCAACGTGCAGATGTCCATCATCAGGAGTAGTGCTCCTGGGCCTCCCCTGCACATTGGAGCATCTCATCTGCCCCGAG gtgcagcagctgctgcagtgatgtCCAGTTCCAAAGTAACCACAGTCCTGAGACCAGCTTCCCAGTTGCCAAATGCAGCCGCAGCTCAGCCAGCAGTTCAGCACATCATTCACCAGCCAATCCAG tctcGTCCTCCTGTGACAACTTCGAGCACAATTCCTCCTGCAGTGGTGGCAACTGTCTCAGCCACAAGAGCTCAGTCCCCTGTTATAACCACAACAGCAGCACATGCCACAGAGTCAACCCTCAG tCGCCCCACGCTGTCTATCCAGCAGCACCCCCCTTCCGCAGCAATCAGCATCCAGCGGCCGGCGCAGCCCCGGGACACGGCCACACGGATCACGCTGCCCTCGCACCCCGCCATAGGCACACAGAAACCACAGCTCCACACCATGGCTCAG aAAACCATTTTCAGTACTGGTACTCCAGTGGCAGCAGCAACTGTGGCACCTATTTTGGCAACGAATACCATTGCTTCAGCAACCACAGCTG gttcTGTATCTCACACCCAAGCGCCTACAAGCACCATTGTTACCATGACAATGCCCTCACATTCTTCCCATGCTACAGCTGTCACGACCTCAAACATCCCAGTTG CTAAAGTGGTTCCCCAGCAAATCACACACACTTCTCCCCGGATCCAGTCTGATTACACAGCAGAGAGGAGTAACCTCATACCTCTGTCCAGCCACCGGGCATCTCCAAACCCAGTAGCAATGGAAACCAGAAATGACAACAG GCAGTCGGTGCCTGTCCAGTTCCAGTATTTCTTGCCTACATACCCCCCCTCTGCCTACCCTCTGACTGCACACACCTACACCCCCATCACCAGCTCCGTGTCCACCATCCGCCAGTATCCAG TTTCAGCCCAGGCGCCCAACTCGGCCATCACAGCCCAGACCGGTGTGGGAGTGGCCTCCACTGTGCACCTGAACCCCATGCAGCTGATGACAGTCGATGCATCTCACGCCCGGCACATCCAGGGCATCCAGCCGGCTCCCATCAGTGCCCAGGGCATCCAGCCCGCACCCATCAGTGCCCAGGGCATCCAGCCAGCGCCCATCGGGACACAAGGACTCCACCCTGCTGCACCCATGGGCAcgcaggggctgcagccagcacccaTTGGTGCCCAGCAGCCACCCAGCGACACCAAGACCTCAG caGTAGTCCTGGCAGATGGAGCCACCATTGTAGCCAATCCTATTAGCAACACATTCAACACTGCTTCTGCAGCAACTACTGTTGTGCAAACCCACAACCAGAGTGCCAGTGCCAGTGCTCCAGCCCAAGGCTCCTCCCCACGCCCAAGCATCCTTCGCAAGAAACCAGCCACTGATGG GCTGGCAGTCCGGAAAAGCTTAATTCCCCCTCAGCCGCCTGAAGTGGCCAGCACACGTGTTGAGAGCACTATGCGAAGCACGCCTGGATCACCAAGGCCTGCTGG TGGCAAGCCAAAGCCTGAAATTCACGTGTCCATGGCCACTCCAGTCCCTGTGTCTATGGAGGCAGTGTGTAACCAAGGTGGCGAGCAGCCCACCATCACAGTGCCCCCGACCTCCCAGCAGCCCCCCTCTGCCATTCCAACGATCATCGCGGCCGCCAGTCCcacctcccagcctgcagcagcactgtccACCATTCCCGGAGCTGTTCCGGCTGCCCCGCCCACTTCCACCACCATCGTGGCAGCACCTGCTCCTCCATCCACCATGAGCGGTGCCCTGTCAGCGGTGCTGGGCCCTGTGGTACCAGAGATCAAAATCAAAGAGGAAATGGAGCCTATGGACATCATGCGACCAGTATCTG TCCCTCCTTTGACTACAAGTACTGTGTCTCCATCTTTGGCACTGCTGGCCAACAATCTTTCCATGCCTCCAAGCGATTTGCCACCTGGTGCCTCACCGAGGAAGAAACCTCGTAAGCAGCAGCATGTCATCTCCACAGAGGAGGGGGACATGATGGAAACAAACAGCACTGATGATGAGAAATCCACTGCCAAAAGTTTGATGGTGAAGGCAGAGAAGCGAAAGTCTCCTCCAAAGGAGTATATAG ACGAGGAAGGTGTACGATACGTCCCTGTGCGTCCCAGGCCGCCGATCACCCTGCTCCGTCATTACCGCAACCCTTGGAAAGCTGCTTACCACCACTTCCAGAGATACAGCGACGTCCGCGTCAAAG aagagaagaaggCCATGCTGCAAGAGATTGCCAGTCAGAAGGGTGTGTCCTGTCGTGCACAAGGGTGGAAGGTCCATCTCTGTGCAGCGCAGCTACTACAGCTG ACAAACCTGGAGCATGATGTGTATGAGAGACTGACTGCCCTGCAGGAGGGACTCATTCCTAAGAAAAAGGCAGCAACCGATGATGACTTGCATCGAATCAATGAACTGATACAG GGGAACATGCAGAGGTGTAAACTCGTGATGGATCAAATCAGTGAGGCTCGAGACTCCATGCTAAAGGTCTTGGATCACAAGGATCGTGTTTTGAAGCTTCT